Proteins encoded together in one Amphritea japonica ATCC BAA-1530 window:
- a CDS encoding IclR family transcriptional regulator yields the protein MSDNKPATRIQVIDRAAQILDAISRYSQPVTLKVLSAETGLHPSTAHRILHSLIDNRFVDRNSNGEYWLGNRLMQLTNKRHTDVDLRAVALPYMERLRDKLGESINLTIREGDVIIYFERAIPNRMMHVHQLVGSRAPLHVTGVGKLMLGMGGIQEISRYAERTNLPSYTQNTFSSLSLLTEECLQSAMRGYALDNEEAEIGVGCIGVLIYDQTNLPVAGLSISAPIERRNLKWTKELKEAAKMISVQLGYKETRLSDSHPSVSSTQKI from the coding sequence ATGTCAGACAACAAACCCGCTACCCGAATTCAAGTAATCGATCGCGCAGCTCAGATTCTAGATGCCATCTCGCGTTACTCGCAACCGGTTACGCTTAAGGTACTGAGTGCCGAAACAGGACTCCACCCTTCTACTGCTCACCGAATACTCCACTCGCTAATCGATAATCGTTTTGTCGATCGCAACAGCAACGGTGAATACTGGTTGGGAAACCGACTAATGCAACTCACTAATAAACGTCATACCGACGTTGATCTGCGAGCAGTTGCCCTGCCCTATATGGAACGATTACGGGACAAACTGGGGGAGAGTATTAACCTGACGATTCGCGAAGGTGATGTCATCATCTATTTTGAGCGAGCGATTCCGAATCGGATGATGCATGTACATCAACTGGTCGGCAGTAGAGCTCCTTTGCATGTCACCGGTGTCGGAAAGCTGATGCTAGGCATGGGCGGCATACAAGAGATCAGTCGTTATGCAGAACGCACCAATTTGCCATCCTATACTCAGAATACCTTCTCCTCGCTGTCATTATTGACCGAAGAGTGTCTGCAGTCAGCCATGCGCGGCTATGCTCTGGATAATGAAGAAGCGGAGATCGGCGTAGGCTGCATCGGTGTGCTGATCTATGATCAGACGAACCTGCCCGTTGCAGGGCTATCTATTTCGGCGCCGATAGAAAGGCGTAATTTGAAATGGACTAAAGAGCTAAAAGAAGCCGCTAAAATGATCTCGGTTCAGTTAGGTTATAAAGAAACCAGACTCTCAGACTCACACCCATCTGTCAGCTCAACGCAGAAAATATAA
- a CDS encoding cupin domain-containing protein yields the protein MSDFITVMRETCPTPIVDATKWKRIGGDPHTVNLNAYLSEDGSKIMGTWICTPGKFEVDYDKWEFCHFLEGYCIITPEGEEPVHLKGGDVFVIEPGMKGTWEVVETVRKYFVFA from the coding sequence ATGTCCGATTTCATCACAGTCATGCGCGAAACCTGCCCCACTCCAATTGTTGACGCTACCAAGTGGAAGCGTATTGGCGGTGATCCACACACAGTGAACCTTAACGCCTACCTTTCCGAAGATGGCAGCAAGATAATGGGTACCTGGATCTGCACACCGGGAAAATTCGAAGTAGATTACGATAAATGGGAGTTTTGTCACTTCCTTGAAGGTTACTGCATCATCACACCCGAAGGCGAAGAACCCGTGCACCTGAAAGGCGGCGATGTATTCGTTATTGAACCGGGCATGAAAGGCACCTGGGAAGTAGTAGAGACCGTGCGCAAATACTTCGTCTTTGCCTAA